One stretch of Streptomyces sp. 135 DNA includes these proteins:
- a CDS encoding aspartate/glutamate racemase family protein produces the protein MKTIGLIGGMSWESSAEYYRLLNELVRERLGGLHSARCVLHSVDFAEIERLQVAGEWERAGDVLAAAGKGLEAAGAELVLICTNTMHKVAGQVADAIAVPLLHLGDATAEAVRAAGLRTVGLLGTAFTMEQDFYRERLAGHGLEVLVPDEVGRAVVHRVIYEELCLGVVRDESRVAYQEVIGGLVRRGAEGVILGCTEIELLIRQEHSPVPVFPTTRLHAQAAVEAALAVAR, from the coding sequence ATGAAGACCATCGGCCTCATCGGCGGCATGAGCTGGGAGTCCAGCGCCGAGTACTACCGACTGCTCAACGAACTCGTACGCGAACGCCTCGGCGGCCTGCACTCCGCCCGCTGCGTCCTGCACTCCGTGGACTTCGCGGAGATCGAGCGGTTGCAGGTCGCGGGGGAGTGGGAGCGGGCCGGTGACGTGCTCGCCGCCGCCGGGAAGGGACTTGAGGCGGCGGGCGCCGAACTCGTACTCATCTGCACCAACACCATGCACAAGGTCGCCGGGCAGGTGGCGGACGCCATCGCCGTGCCGCTGCTGCACCTCGGCGATGCCACCGCCGAAGCCGTACGCGCGGCCGGGCTGCGCACGGTCGGGCTGCTCGGCACCGCGTTCACCATGGAGCAGGACTTCTACCGGGAGCGGCTGGCGGGGCACGGCCTGGAGGTGCTCGTGCCCGACGAGGTGGGGCGGGCCGTCGTCCACCGGGTTATTTATGAGGAGTTGTGCCTCGGGGTCGTGCGTGACGAGTCCCGCGTGGCTTATCAGGAGGTCATCGGAGGGCTCGTACGCCGGGGCGCCGAGGGCGTGATCCTCGGCTGTACGGAGATCGAGCTGCTGATCCGGCAGGAGCACAGCCCCGTGCCGGTCTTCCCGACGACCCGGCTGCACGCCCAGGCGGCGGTCGAGGCGGCGTTGGCCGTGGCCAGGTGA
- a CDS encoding type II toxin-antitoxin system prevent-host-death family antitoxin: MTTRVPIRQLQQHASELIDRVAAGERVEITRNGRLIAVLGPPDPEQRVMEDLVRTGTVDPDNAASARGLGDWEPLAAHPGASSKLSEVLLRMREEEDR; encoded by the coding sequence ATGACCACCCGCGTACCCATCCGCCAGCTCCAGCAGCACGCCAGTGAACTCATCGACCGTGTCGCCGCGGGCGAGCGCGTGGAGATCACTCGCAACGGCCGCCTGATCGCGGTGCTCGGACCTCCGGACCCGGAACAGCGCGTCATGGAAGACCTGGTCCGCACCGGAACCGTCGACCCGGACAACGCGGCTTCGGCGCGCGGGCTCGGCGACTGGGAGCCTCTGGCCGCCCACCCGGGAGCCTCCTCGAAGCTGTCCGAAGTCCTGTTGCGGATGCGCGAGGAAGAGGACCGGTGA